The stretch of DNA GGTCTCCTTTCCCGTCAATTGGAATTCCCAGAGGGTTAACTACGCGGCCTAAAAGGTGTTTACCGGTGGAAACTTCCAAAACTTTACCTGTACGTTTAACTTCATCACCTTCTTTTATTAAATGATCCGCACCGAATAATATGCAACCAACGTTCTCGCGTTCAAGGTTTAGTACCATGCCAAAGACGT from Elusimicrobiota bacterium encodes:
- a CDS encoding F0F1 ATP synthase subunit alpha (produces ATP from ADP in the presence of a proton gradient across the membrane; the alpha chain is a catalytic subunit), producing the protein MVIKPEEITGILQKQIAEYETKLELKEVGYVIQVGDGIARIFGLHNAVIGELLEFPHNVFGMVLNLERENVGCILFGADHLIKEGDEVKRTGKVLEVSTGKHLLGRVVNPLGIPIDGKGD